Within Suricata suricatta isolate VVHF042 chromosome 12, meerkat_22Aug2017_6uvM2_HiC, whole genome shotgun sequence, the genomic segment ACATCTGGCTGAACTGAAGAGGACCTAGGGGAGATGGGAagcctccattttttttcccccaaaaatgttctagactggggtgggggtgggggggaaggttGGCTTCCTGGGGTGAAATGAGCAGGTCCTGTCTCACCCCACAGTCCTCTATCAAGGAGTACAGGATGTGCTGGGGGCCAAACGGATGTATGTTGGGGAAACACAGGGAAGAGATGAGTAGTGAGGAATCCCCCCTCACTGCAATCTGTTATGAGGGCTGAGAGCACACCCCCATCCAGCTCCTGGACTCGGGGGGCTCGGGTGAGATGGGGGCTGGAATGGgttggggcaggggggaggctgggTGCTCAGCCTAGAAAGCCATCGGGGTCCTCATCCTCAAAGTGGCCTTGCTGCAGCACCTTGATGTGGTGCTCGTAGATTTTCAGGGCTGGGCCCAGGCGGATGGACAGGCCAGTCAGCACATCTGTACGTTGCATGAGCAGCAAAGACTTTCCATCGATTTCCTGGGTGGGACAGACAGATAGCAGAGTCACAgcaggcccccctccccgccctgagGCCCTGGGATCCAGTGGGTACACGGAGGGCTGGGAATTCACCTGCTCCTGGAAAGCTGTTGCCTGCTCAGGGAAGCCTGCCTCCGTGAAGTACTCGACCACGTCCATTACCGTCCACTCCACAGGGTCAGCCGGCTTCTCTTTGCGCCCAGAACTGTGGCGGAacgggggcaggagggtgggagtGAGCAGCGACACTCCTCTGGTTCTATCACACACACTGGTTCTATCACACACACGTAGGCAACACCCCCATGGCCCAACTTACGGACAGCCGAAGGGGGTCCCATCAGCCCCGGGGAGGGCTGGTTTTCCTGGGGGCAAAGGCACAGGGGATGGGGAGTCTGGCCCCGTGGTAGCAGAGGCtgggaaagaaaaagcatttgcctGTGGCTTTGTCGTGGGGCTCAGTTCCTCCCCGTCAGGCAACCTTCCCCAACTCAGAGATTCCTTACCTGATCCCCCTTCCTTATTCATGGCTGCCATAGAGAACACTTGGCGGGTACCGCTGCCTGGTGCTGGCCCCCGGCCTTCATCCTGGCCCTGGTGGGGTCCACAGGGTGTCCACTCCTTGACCCTCTCCTTGGCACTCTGAGGGCCTCGCTCGCCATTAAGCTGGTGGTGCTGGGCACCTGCTGGACGGTCACCCTCGGGCACCTCCGAGCCCTCGGACACATcgtcttcatcatcatcatcttcatcatcttcttcctcctcttccttctcaagCACTCGCTCTTCTCCACCTCTCTGGGgccaggaagagaggcaggaaaggTTAGCAGGTGTTCTGGCCCTCCGCCCAGTCCCTGTGATCCAGGACCGAGTGGCGTGCTTCCCACCCACCTTTCATACCAACACGGACTAACTTTTACGCATTCAgtccgtgccaggctctgtgttaataAAGCCCTTAGTAGCCAAATCTCACTAAACTCGCTCAACAACCTCAAGGGGTCGCTACTGCTATTAAGTCGCGTTTTACaagcagaggaaactgaggctcggaaaGATTAAGTCACTTGCCAAGGTCACCACGCGCCGAACCCGCAGGGAAGACGCGAAAAGCCAAGACCGTCCGCCACCTGGTTCCTCCCGGGACTCGGGCCCCGCCACCAACTTCGCCCGCACCTGCCTACAGCGcagcactcccccaccccccttccccggcGCGCTCACCTTGCTCCGCGACGCGCGGGCGCTGGCGGCCGGCGGCGCNNNNNNNNNNNNNNNNNNNNNNNNNNNNNNNNNNNNNNNNNNNNNNNNNNNNNNNNNNNNNNNNNNNNNNNNNNNNNNNNNNNNNNNNNNNNNNNNNNNNTGCTGGGTGTATTCAGGGACAGGGTGTgcaaagaggggctcaaacttaactCCATCCCCATCCCCCCCAACCATCGGCATCAGCCAAGGCAAATGAAGGAAAGGCCAGGCTTCTCTTCAGAGCAATGGTGAAAGGACAAGAGAGATTTTAGTGACCTGTTCAGTGGGCTACTTGctaggactaaaaaaaaaaaaaaaaagtataatcttATTTAAGTTCCACcagtgcctccctccctccttcctctgtccttaCCCCTTCCACGCCTCCCCCTACTTCCCAAATCCATTTTAACAAGGCTGAGAAGCAGACTGAATTTGTAAAAGAAGGAGCTGGGGTTCAAACCTCTGCCCCAAGCTGCTAatctcctctgctcctctgcccacTTACCCCCTTCGGTGTTGTGGGGGGGGGTCCCCTGCCAAGCCTGCAAGGGCCTCAGCCCCTTTAGGAAGCCCCTATCCCCTTCTGCCCCAACAGACCTTTCTTCACCCTTGGGCTTCTGGACTGAGACAAAGAAAGcagctgcccctctccctgccaaaGAGGAGTTGTCCCCCAAAAAGATAACAGGGGAGTCCCAACCCCAGGGTCTTTCCTCCCACCAGCAATCCCCCCAAACTCCTTAATTTTATTCTCTGCTAGATTTTAATGCCCAGCCTCCTCTCAGCTCAGTTGGG encodes:
- the SAMD1 gene encoding atherin is translated as MAAMNKEGGSASATTGPDSPSPVPLPPGKPALPGADGTPFGCPSGRKEKPADPVEWTVMDVVEYFTEAGFPEQATAFQEQEIDGKSLLLMQRTDVLTGLSIRLGPALKIYEHHIKVLQQGHFEDEDPDGFLG